A region of Pyxidicoccus parkwaysis DNA encodes the following proteins:
- a CDS encoding DUF2019 domain-containing protein has translation MKLQELAEEFAQNVAAQTDAIWNGDARKGNRHAKRYIAAFKKLREHRDAGMDALARLFTHPRMDVRVKAAIYLLSEKPEQARPVLEEAAKSEGMIPFEASQALKYWNEGTWRLDLD, from the coding sequence ATGAAGTTGCAGGAACTCGCGGAGGAGTTCGCACAGAACGTCGCCGCACAGACAGATGCCATCTGGAACGGTGATGCCAGGAAAGGGAACAGGCACGCGAAGCGCTACATCGCCGCGTTCAAGAAGCTGCGCGAGCATCGTGATGCAGGGATGGACGCTCTGGCCAGGTTGTTCACCCATCCGCGCATGGACGTCAGGGTCAAGGCAGCAATCTATCTGCTCAGTGAAAAGCCCGAGCAGGCACGGCCCGTGCTGGAAGAGGCCGCAAAGAGCGAAGGGATGATTCCGTTCGAGGCCTCTCAGGCGTTGAAGTACTGGAACGAAGGCACGTGGCGCCTTGACCTCGATTGA
- a CDS encoding polysaccharide lyase — MKALLPVWFALCLVPGLASAGIVWRGDFETGDRSQYSGTQMVSADRLQVVTSPVAEGKYALKATVKQGDDPIGASGNRNELVYQGKEAVGSEYYYRWKVMFAPDFPSVDTWQLFTQWHHDGCCGSPPVEFYARGEELRMALNGTGEVPWKGKLVRGVWHEFVLHVKWGTTANTGFVELWHDKELVLPKRGAVTMYSGQKNYLKLGLYRNDTVQPVGVVYHDGFVQATTLADVIALDSPPPTTVDAGTPVVDAGTPTVDAGTPPVVDAGTPEEQGDVDAGTPDEVEAPDTVTPPDTSVPPAQGISTDEALGAKAGCSSTGGAPFAAFALLGALGLARARRRRS; from the coding sequence TTGAAGGCGCTCCTCCCCGTCTGGTTTGCGCTGTGTTTGGTCCCCGGCCTCGCGTCCGCCGGAATCGTGTGGCGCGGTGACTTCGAGACGGGAGACCGCTCGCAGTACTCGGGCACGCAGATGGTGAGCGCGGACCGGCTGCAGGTGGTGACGTCACCGGTGGCGGAGGGGAAGTACGCGCTGAAGGCGACGGTGAAGCAGGGCGATGACCCCATCGGCGCCAGCGGCAACCGGAATGAGTTGGTGTATCAGGGCAAGGAGGCGGTGGGCTCGGAGTACTACTACCGCTGGAAGGTGATGTTCGCGCCGGACTTCCCGAGCGTGGACACGTGGCAGCTCTTCACGCAGTGGCACCATGACGGGTGCTGCGGCTCGCCGCCGGTGGAGTTCTACGCGCGCGGGGAGGAGCTGCGCATGGCGCTCAACGGCACGGGCGAGGTGCCGTGGAAGGGGAAGCTGGTGCGCGGCGTGTGGCACGAGTTCGTCCTCCACGTGAAGTGGGGGACCACGGCGAACACGGGCTTCGTGGAGCTGTGGCACGACAAGGAACTCGTGCTGCCCAAGCGGGGCGCGGTGACGATGTACTCGGGGCAGAAGAACTACCTGAAGCTCGGGTTGTATCGGAATGACACCGTGCAGCCGGTGGGCGTCGTCTACCATGATGGTTTCGTGCAGGCGACGACGCTGGCGGATGTGATTGCGCTGGATTCGCCGCCGCCGACGACGGTGGATGCGGGGACGCCGGTGGTGGACGCAGGCACGCCGACGGTGGACGCGGGTACGCCGCCGGTGGTGGACGCGGGCACGCCGGAGGAGCAGGGCGATGTGGACGCTGGAACGCCGGACGAGGTGGAGGCGCCGGATACGGTGACGCCGCCGGACACGAGCGTGCCGCCCGCGCAGGGCATCTCGACGGACGAGGCGCTGGGCGCGAAGGCGGGATGCAGCAGCACCGGTGGTGCGCCGTTCGCGGCCTTTGCGCTGCTGGGAGCGCTGGGATTGGCGCGAGCACGGCGTCGTCGGAGCTGA
- a CDS encoding arginine N-succinyltransferase, which produces MLVLRDVQKTDLAGLKRLAAVLNTVNLPNNEETLEAIIDKSVKSFAGKVKNPFDREYLFVLEDVRNNIIVGTSMIIAQHGTYEAPHTYYEVSEREAYSASLERHLRHKVLSIAYNYEGPTEIGGLVVDPPYRATPDKPGKQLSYVRFLFIAMHRRLFRPRVLAELLPPLLPDGRSLLWEACGKKFTGLTYQEADRLSRQNKEFIKELFPASDIYASLFPDRVQKVLGEVGPQTRGVQRMLERIGFKYVERIDPFDGGPHFEANTSDITLVRKYRTVKLAEEDFELEGDDVLVALERDSGRSRFRSVRCQARIDNTVVFLPARAKEVLGAEPGAKLSLIPFE; this is translated from the coding sequence ATGCTTGTCCTGCGTGACGTCCAGAAGACCGACCTGGCCGGCCTCAAACGGCTCGCCGCCGTGCTCAACACGGTGAACCTGCCGAACAACGAGGAGACGCTCGAAGCCATCATCGACAAGTCGGTGAAGAGCTTCGCGGGAAAGGTGAAGAACCCCTTCGACCGCGAGTACCTCTTCGTCCTGGAGGACGTGCGAAACAACATCATCGTCGGCACGTCGATGATCATCGCCCAGCACGGGACGTACGAGGCGCCTCACACCTACTACGAGGTCAGCGAGCGCGAGGCCTACTCCGCGTCCCTCGAGCGGCACCTGCGCCACAAGGTGCTCTCCATCGCCTACAACTACGAGGGGCCCACCGAAATCGGCGGCCTCGTGGTGGACCCGCCCTACCGCGCCACGCCGGACAAGCCCGGCAAGCAGCTCTCCTACGTGCGCTTCCTGTTCATCGCCATGCACCGGCGGCTGTTCCGCCCGCGCGTGCTGGCGGAATTGCTCCCTCCGCTGCTTCCCGACGGGCGCAGCCTGCTGTGGGAGGCGTGCGGCAAGAAGTTCACCGGCCTCACCTACCAGGAGGCGGACCGCCTCAGCCGGCAGAACAAGGAGTTCATCAAGGAGCTCTTCCCCGCCTCGGACATCTACGCGTCGCTCTTCCCGGACCGCGTGCAGAAGGTGCTGGGCGAGGTGGGCCCCCAGACGCGCGGCGTGCAGCGCATGCTGGAGCGCATCGGCTTCAAGTACGTGGAGCGCATCGACCCGTTCGACGGCGGCCCCCACTTCGAGGCCAACACCTCGGACATCACCCTGGTGCGCAAGTACCGCACGGTGAAGCTGGCCGAGGAGGACTTCGAGCTGGAGGGGGATGACGTGCTCGTCGCCCTGGAGCGCGACTCGGGCCGCAGCCGCTTCCGCTCCGTGCGCTGCCAGGCGCGCATCGACAACACCGTGGTCTTCCTGCCCGCGCGCGCCAAGGAGGTCCTGGGCGCGGAGCCCGGGGCCAAGCTGTCGCTCATCCCGTTCGAGTAG
- the sitA5 gene encoding SitA5 family polymorphic toxin has product MMPRRWWPLLCVVLAACGGARQVVRLDTGEGAPRVHVPRDADAEPLAVDEDEFEEAMTELGRGVRPSPRPQEAARRLFEVEAREGTYTYEPRSRRIIPAGPDEHLESELPAEEVALTRAYLAWCERTGRKGDCLRLLVEGPTVTGDARFTLAMALAKGVVREEMLEAFKDMADPEAMVSAVLWTMATYAILWTVPEPFSKGAAAVMTASLIVYVGVDTFRGLILGFKRLWEESERATSFDELRDAGERYGKVMGRNAARAFAMLAMAAISSTPEAFAAKLPKLPGVVQATVRAEAQAGIVYAAVGQVQTVAVTAEGVTLALAPGAVAMTARGSTGGGAAAAPQSPGIRSWRSFSGFKKALGKAGPGKQWHHIVEQTPGNVQRFGPEALHNTRNVVPLDEALHTRVSAFYSSISEGITRSSRLTVRQWLSTQSYEAQRDFGLLAIENVRKGLWR; this is encoded by the coding sequence ATGATGCCGCGTCGATGGTGGCCGCTGCTGTGCGTGGTGCTGGCCGCGTGCGGTGGTGCCCGACAGGTGGTGCGGTTGGATACGGGGGAGGGAGCTCCCCGGGTCCATGTTCCGCGCGACGCGGACGCCGAGCCGCTCGCGGTGGATGAGGACGAATTCGAGGAGGCGATGACGGAGCTGGGGCGCGGCGTGCGTCCTTCACCCCGGCCCCAGGAGGCCGCGCGACGGTTGTTCGAAGTGGAGGCGCGCGAGGGCACGTATACGTACGAGCCGCGCAGCCGCCGCATCATTCCGGCGGGGCCGGATGAGCATTTGGAATCGGAGTTGCCGGCAGAGGAGGTGGCGCTGACACGTGCCTATCTGGCGTGGTGCGAGCGCACCGGCAGGAAGGGAGACTGCCTGCGGTTGCTGGTGGAGGGGCCCACTGTCACAGGAGACGCGCGCTTCACGCTGGCAATGGCCCTGGCGAAGGGCGTCGTGCGGGAGGAGATGCTGGAGGCCTTCAAGGACATGGCGGACCCGGAGGCGATGGTGTCCGCGGTCCTGTGGACGATGGCGACGTACGCGATTTTGTGGACGGTGCCCGAGCCTTTCTCGAAGGGCGCGGCCGCTGTGATGACAGCATCTCTGATTGTCTACGTGGGAGTGGACACGTTCAGGGGACTCATCCTGGGCTTCAAGAGGCTCTGGGAGGAGTCGGAACGGGCGACGAGCTTCGACGAGCTCCGCGACGCGGGAGAGCGCTACGGGAAGGTGATGGGAAGGAACGCGGCGCGAGCGTTCGCGATGCTGGCGATGGCGGCCATCAGCAGTACTCCCGAGGCCTTCGCGGCGAAGTTGCCGAAGCTGCCCGGCGTTGTGCAGGCCACGGTGCGCGCCGAGGCTCAGGCCGGAATCGTGTACGCGGCAGTGGGGCAGGTGCAGACGGTGGCGGTGACGGCAGAGGGCGTGACTCTGGCGCTGGCGCCTGGGGCTGTGGCGATGACGGCCCGTGGCTCAACGGGCGGCGGCGCGGCGGCCGCACCTCAGTCACCTGGTATCAGGTCGTGGAGATCGTTCAGTGGGTTCAAGAAGGCGTTGGGGAAGGCGGGCCCTGGCAAGCAGTGGCATCACATCGTCGAGCAGACGCCAGGGAACGTGCAGCGGTTCGGACCCGAGGCCCTGCACAACACGCGGAACGTCGTGCCGTTGGATGAGGCGCTGCATACTCGCGTCAGTGCGTTCTACTCGTCGATCAGTGAAGGTATTACGCGGTCGTCTCGCTTGACGGTGAGGCAGTGGCTCAGCACGCAGTCCTATGAAGCACAGCGTGACTTTGGACTGCTTGCGATCGAGAACGTCCGGAAGGGGCTCTGGAGATGA
- a CDS encoding pyridoxal-dependent decarboxylase yields the protein MSHDARDGDEAVPHLSPDEFRKLGHKMVDWIADYWSRLDSFPVRSQVPPGSVAAKLPVHPPEEGLGGEPGWDAVFRDLEDVVLPGLTHWQSPSFFAYFPANASGPAVLGELLSAGLGVQGMLWSTSPAATEMETRVLDWLAELTALPASFLSTSATGGGVIQGTASEATLVAMVAARERVRGHGAPANSQWVAYSSTQAHSSVLKAAMLCGVARSASDTVHVRQIETDAHFALRPDALERAIREDLAAGRRPFFVCASVGTTSSGAIDPVRAVAAVLERTGVTASGGWLHVDAAWAGAALVCPEHRALLDGVELSDSFAFNPHKWLLTNFDCNAFYTRDKRALLDALSVTPEYLRNAASASGAVIDYRDWQVPLGRRFRALKLWFVLRHYGARGLRAHIRNHVRLAEHFESQVSGDARFEVAVPRSLALVCFRLEPLAGETPEATDARNRALLDTVNATGKLFLTHTVLPAVDGGPPRYVLRMAIGGTYTEARHVRAAWEALSAAAG from the coding sequence ATGAGCCACGACGCGCGTGACGGTGACGAAGCGGTTCCCCACCTGAGCCCCGACGAGTTCCGCAAGCTCGGACACAAGATGGTCGACTGGATTGCCGACTACTGGTCCCGCCTGGACTCCTTCCCCGTTCGCTCTCAAGTCCCTCCCGGCAGCGTCGCCGCGAAGCTCCCCGTCCATCCCCCAGAGGAAGGCCTCGGCGGTGAGCCCGGCTGGGACGCCGTCTTCCGCGACCTCGAAGACGTCGTGCTCCCGGGCCTGACGCACTGGCAGTCCCCCTCCTTCTTCGCCTACTTCCCCGCCAACGCCTCCGGCCCCGCCGTCCTCGGTGAGCTGCTCTCCGCCGGCCTCGGCGTCCAGGGGATGCTCTGGTCCACCAGCCCCGCCGCCACCGAGATGGAGACGCGCGTCCTGGACTGGCTCGCGGAGCTCACCGCGCTGCCAGCGTCCTTCCTCTCCACCTCCGCCACCGGCGGCGGCGTCATCCAGGGCACCGCGAGCGAGGCCACCCTCGTCGCCATGGTCGCCGCTCGCGAGCGCGTCCGTGGCCACGGCGCTCCCGCCAACTCCCAGTGGGTGGCCTACTCCTCCACGCAGGCCCACTCGTCCGTACTCAAGGCCGCCATGCTGTGCGGCGTCGCCCGGAGCGCGAGCGACACGGTCCACGTGCGCCAAATCGAGACCGATGCCCACTTCGCGCTCCGCCCCGACGCCCTGGAGCGCGCCATCCGCGAGGACCTCGCCGCCGGCCGCCGCCCCTTCTTCGTCTGCGCGAGCGTGGGCACCACCTCCTCGGGTGCCATCGACCCCGTGCGCGCCGTGGCTGCTGTCCTCGAGCGCACCGGCGTCACCGCCTCGGGAGGCTGGCTGCACGTGGACGCCGCGTGGGCGGGTGCCGCGCTCGTCTGCCCCGAGCACCGTGCGTTGCTGGACGGCGTGGAGCTCAGCGACTCCTTCGCCTTCAACCCGCACAAGTGGCTGCTCACCAACTTCGACTGCAATGCCTTCTACACGCGGGACAAGCGAGCCCTCCTCGACGCGCTGAGCGTGACGCCCGAGTACCTCCGCAACGCCGCCAGCGCGAGCGGCGCCGTCATCGACTACCGCGACTGGCAGGTGCCGCTCGGCCGTCGCTTCCGCGCCCTCAAGCTCTGGTTCGTCCTGCGCCACTACGGCGCGCGCGGCCTGCGTGCCCACATCCGCAACCACGTCCGCCTCGCCGAGCACTTCGAGTCCCAGGTCTCCGGAGACGCTCGCTTCGAGGTCGCCGTGCCGCGCTCGCTCGCCCTCGTGTGCTTCCGGCTCGAGCCCCTGGCCGGTGAGACGCCCGAGGCCACCGACGCTCGCAACCGCGCCCTGCTGGACACGGTGAATGCGACGGGGAAGCTCTTCCTCACGCACACGGTGCTGCCCGCCGTGGATGGCGGGCCCCCGCGCTACGTGCTGCGCATGGCCATTGGCGGCACGTACACGGAAGCGCGCCATGTGCGCGCCGCCTGGGAGGCGCTCTCCGCCGCTGCGGGCTGA
- a CDS encoding DUF2019 domain-containing protein, giving the protein MLHAGGTADSNLCELVETFARHVVAQTEAIWRGDAKTGNRHARQVSAAFDKLCAHGDAGRDALAVLFTHPSMDVRTMAAAYLLRHRTREAVAVLEEAAKGQGLIPFEAQQCLLRWKEGTWALDPG; this is encoded by the coding sequence ATGCTTCACGCTGGAGGGACGGCGGATAGCAATCTGTGCGAACTTGTTGAGACGTTCGCCCGGCATGTAGTCGCCCAGACCGAGGCCATCTGGCGCGGAGATGCGAAGACCGGCAACAGGCATGCCCGACAGGTCTCCGCGGCATTCGATAAGCTGTGTGCCCACGGGGATGCCGGGCGCGATGCGCTCGCAGTGCTTTTTACCCACCCCAGTATGGATGTTCGGACCATGGCTGCGGCGTACCTTCTCCGTCATCGCACCCGGGAGGCAGTGGCCGTTCTCGAAGAGGCCGCCAAGGGACAGGGACTCATCCCTTTCGAGGCGCAGCAGTGCTTGTTGCGCTGGAAGGAGGGCACCTGGGCCCTCGACCCCGGGTAG
- a CDS encoding ABC transporter substrate-binding protein codes for MGAKRYLFAFGLAAGLISALVLGGLLRAIHGAELPDPTWAVLLIATPALYLLGGYLAWFRWAAQRRRLRRRVMARLAEGDLTTTVSARYEGAEDVRRLILSLRRALSQVQRVTANLHRTSNEVSEQARMLLEAARRQGGAVERTLEAVSGMGGSLQVAVKRVHQLEVFAVDTTGALLEMTERLEQVVDSLTQVNTFAHNTSALMQAMAERLANIAASGDELGRFASEAEDFVAAVEGGIDSVRRRASETNQLAIAVTATAERGEVLVGDSVKGMYRVEETVRKAAELMGTLGNRSTEIGRIVDVIQEIADQTNLLALNAAIIAAQAGEHGRPFGVVANEIRNLAERTTRSTREIAAMVAGVRDAVQTAVTLVQEGREQATTGVALGDRAAEALVEIRTITQRTFTAVEATVAETQRLETQGTTVVEASRRVARRVEDVTRMAIEQSGHARELVRQTHEMARVGQSASQKAEAQARTGRDLSESVVRLSAAIEELRSANVVLTKGDASIREEVAQVREDARRVIRIGDGLTRTVDQLGHEALGLEAEVFRFKLPTPRAGGTLRVGLHQSASLRNRQAVDPLFSVENQVSELTSCIFSSLLRLEDGGLEPDLAERWDADPSAKRYRFYLRRGVTFHDGTLLTASDVKRHLERLLDPAVRSPDRSLLEDVEGAPEFASGLAREVSGIEALDDGTLEIRLREPKAFFLHIMALTATAVARVDTSGRLVGTGPFRLNALEQERVVLERNPAYWRTGGPLVDRMEFQLVNSRQEAVARLKQGTLDLVSFLSAEHVEVPGLESFQVVTSTTPSTAFVVLNQREAPFDDVRVRRALRAGMDIQGMVEQFHPGARVARTLTPPELLDDPDTGQSPVPDVALAEQLLRDAGLRRLKLTLYHPADQDPNAEDAVLFRPLIQAGLLELRHVRMSQEEYTARGSEGKLPAFRSRWLADFPDPDTFLYFLLNSNAQTVLPLGYRNPELDRITSEARVSIDPGLRQQLYVRAEKLFHEDCPLIPLFHERIHAAAMPTVQGLRLHQTPPQVRFEDLWVDPGAGT; via the coding sequence ATGGGCGCCAAACGGTACCTGTTCGCGTTCGGCCTGGCGGCGGGCCTCATCTCCGCGCTCGTCCTGGGGGGACTGCTGCGGGCCATTCATGGCGCCGAGCTGCCGGACCCGACCTGGGCCGTGCTCCTCATCGCCACGCCCGCGCTCTACCTCCTGGGCGGCTACCTCGCGTGGTTCCGCTGGGCCGCCCAGCGCCGCCGCCTCCGCCGGCGGGTGATGGCCCGGCTCGCCGAGGGCGACCTCACCACCACCGTCAGCGCCCGCTACGAGGGCGCCGAGGACGTGCGCCGCCTCATCCTCTCGCTGCGTCGCGCGCTGTCCCAGGTGCAGCGCGTGACGGCCAACCTCCACCGCACCAGCAACGAGGTCAGCGAGCAGGCCCGCATGCTCCTCGAAGCCGCGCGCCGTCAGGGCGGCGCCGTGGAGCGCACCCTCGAAGCCGTCAGCGGCATGGGCGGCAGCCTCCAGGTCGCCGTCAAGCGCGTCCACCAGTTGGAGGTCTTCGCCGTCGACACCACCGGCGCGCTCCTGGAGATGACGGAGCGCCTGGAGCAGGTGGTGGACTCGCTGACGCAGGTCAACACCTTCGCGCACAACACCAGCGCGCTGATGCAGGCCATGGCCGAGCGGCTCGCCAACATCGCCGCGTCCGGTGACGAACTGGGCCGCTTCGCCAGCGAGGCCGAGGACTTCGTGGCCGCGGTGGAGGGCGGCATCGACTCCGTGCGCCGCCGCGCCAGCGAGACGAACCAGCTCGCCATCGCCGTGACGGCCACCGCCGAGCGCGGCGAGGTGCTCGTGGGCGACAGCGTCAAGGGCATGTACCGGGTGGAAGAGACTGTCCGCAAGGCCGCCGAGCTGATGGGGACGCTCGGCAACCGCTCCACCGAAATCGGCCGCATCGTCGACGTCATCCAGGAAATCGCCGACCAGACGAACCTGCTCGCCCTCAACGCCGCCATCATCGCCGCGCAGGCCGGTGAGCACGGACGCCCCTTCGGCGTCGTCGCCAACGAGATTCGCAACCTCGCCGAGCGCACCACGCGCTCCACGCGCGAAATCGCCGCCATGGTGGCCGGCGTGCGCGACGCGGTGCAGACCGCCGTGACGCTGGTGCAGGAGGGCCGCGAGCAGGCCACCACGGGTGTGGCCCTCGGAGACCGCGCCGCCGAGGCGCTGGTGGAGATTCGCACGATTACGCAGCGCACCTTCACCGCCGTCGAGGCCACCGTGGCCGAGACGCAGCGCCTGGAGACCCAGGGCACCACCGTCGTCGAGGCCAGCCGCCGCGTCGCCCGCCGCGTGGAGGACGTCACGCGCATGGCGATTGAACAGTCCGGCCATGCCCGCGAGCTGGTCCGACAGACGCACGAGATGGCGCGCGTGGGCCAGAGCGCCTCGCAGAAGGCCGAGGCCCAGGCGCGCACCGGACGCGACTTGTCCGAGTCCGTGGTGCGCCTGAGCGCGGCCATCGAAGAGCTGCGTTCCGCGAACGTGGTGCTCACCAAGGGCGACGCCTCCATCCGCGAGGAGGTGGCGCAGGTGCGCGAGGACGCGCGCCGGGTCATCCGCATCGGCGACGGGCTGACGCGCACGGTGGACCAGCTCGGCCACGAAGCGCTGGGCCTGGAGGCGGAGGTGTTCCGCTTCAAGCTGCCCACGCCGCGCGCCGGCGGCACGCTGCGCGTGGGCCTGCACCAGTCAGCGTCGCTGCGCAACCGGCAGGCGGTGGACCCGCTCTTCAGCGTGGAGAACCAGGTCTCCGAGCTCACCTCGTGCATCTTCTCCAGCCTGCTGCGGCTGGAGGACGGCGGGCTGGAGCCGGACCTCGCCGAGCGCTGGGACGCGGACCCGTCCGCGAAGCGCTACCGCTTCTACCTGCGCCGCGGCGTCACCTTCCACGACGGCACGCTGCTCACCGCGAGCGACGTGAAGCGCCACCTGGAGCGGCTCCTGGACCCGGCCGTGCGCTCGCCGGACCGCAGCCTGCTGGAGGACGTGGAGGGCGCGCCCGAGTTCGCCTCCGGCCTCGCGCGCGAGGTGTCCGGCATCGAGGCGCTCGACGACGGGACGCTCGAAATCCGCCTGCGCGAGCCCAAGGCCTTCTTCCTGCACATCATGGCGCTTACCGCTACGGCGGTGGCCCGGGTGGACACCAGCGGACGGCTGGTGGGCACCGGCCCCTTCCGCCTCAACGCGCTGGAGCAGGAGCGCGTCGTGCTGGAGCGCAACCCCGCCTACTGGCGCACCGGCGGGCCGCTGGTGGACCGGATGGAGTTCCAGCTCGTCAACTCGCGGCAGGAGGCGGTGGCGCGGCTGAAGCAGGGCACGCTCGACCTGGTCTCCTTCCTCTCCGCCGAGCACGTGGAGGTGCCGGGCCTGGAGTCCTTCCAGGTCGTCACCAGCACCACGCCGTCCACCGCCTTCGTGGTGCTCAACCAGCGCGAGGCGCCGTTCGACGACGTGCGCGTGCGGCGGGCCCTGCGCGCGGGCATGGACATCCAGGGCATGGTGGAGCAGTTCCACCCGGGCGCGCGCGTGGCGCGCACGCTCACTCCGCCGGAGCTGCTGGACGACCCGGACACGGGGCAGTCACCCGTGCCGGACGTGGCGCTCGCGGAGCAACTGCTGCGCGACGCGGGCCTGCGCCGGCTGAAGCTCACCCTGTACCACCCCGCCGACCAGGACCCCAACGCCGAGGATGCGGTGCTCTTCCGCCCGCTGATTCAGGCGGGCCTCCTGGAGCTGCGGCACGTGCGGATGTCCCAGGAGGAGTACACGGCCCGGGGCAGCGAGGGGAAGCTGCCCGCCTTCCGCAGCCGGTGGCTCGCGGACTTCCCGGACCCGGACACGTTCCTCTACTTCCTGCTCAACTCCAACGCGCAGACGGTGCTCCCGCTGGGGTACCGCAACCCGGAGCTGGACCGGATTACGTCCGAGGCGCGCGTGTCCATCGACCCGGGGTTGCGACAGCAGCTCTACGTGCGCGCGGAGAAGCTCTTCCACGAGGACTGCCCGCTCATCCCGCTGTTCCACGAGCGCATCCACGCGGCGGCCATGCCCACCGTGCAGGGCCTGCGGCTGCACCAGACGCCGCCGCAGGTGCGCTTCGAGGACCTGTGGGTGGACCCCGGCGCGGGCACCTGA
- a CDS encoding lasso peptide biosynthesis protein — MAALLAFLLLALPAKPANPDEVGGLHPPREETRFVFAWRGVPVGTVTLTLEGGRFTYSSRHLHTRDGQPGERRREVTLEVDGAGRVRGAEQGRASSAERARDGRGAVSEVFPQALWLWRGPPPVGCVTAREELSGLEGPHCVTRVEGSRVEGTLLGSPFRASYGEKGRLETLDVGDSRFTVAAPGTRLRSPPELFAQGLPVEGTHGALALEPPLEVSARLEGMTPWDAGAARALSARVHAAFTDKAPGAADWNENGEGEAGGCLAHALRFAARARERGVKVALVHGLLVVDGGPARPHAWVRVALAKGGTLDLDPTSLDAVRPDTHLPLALEEARGPALEAGRRWLELLRGAHRVVRRP, encoded by the coding sequence GTGGCCGCTCTGCTCGCCTTCCTGCTCCTTGCTCTCCCTGCGAAGCCCGCGAACCCGGATGAGGTGGGAGGGTTGCATCCACCCCGTGAGGAGACGCGCTTCGTCTTCGCCTGGAGAGGGGTGCCGGTGGGGACGGTGACGCTGACGCTGGAGGGAGGGCGCTTCACGTACTCGAGCCGGCACCTGCACACGCGCGACGGACAACCAGGCGAGCGTCGACGCGAGGTGACGCTGGAGGTGGATGGAGCGGGGAGGGTGCGCGGCGCGGAGCAAGGCCGGGCTTCCAGCGCGGAGCGGGCGCGTGACGGGCGGGGGGCGGTCTCCGAGGTATTCCCTCAAGCACTTTGGCTCTGGCGCGGCCCGCCGCCGGTGGGCTGCGTCACCGCGCGCGAGGAACTGTCGGGCCTGGAAGGGCCGCACTGTGTCACGCGCGTGGAAGGCTCACGGGTGGAGGGCACCCTGCTGGGCTCACCCTTCCGAGCGAGCTACGGGGAGAAGGGACGCCTGGAGACGCTGGACGTGGGTGACTCCCGCTTCACCGTGGCGGCTCCCGGCACGCGCCTGCGCTCACCGCCCGAATTGTTCGCCCAGGGTCTGCCGGTGGAAGGCACGCACGGAGCGCTGGCGCTGGAGCCTCCGCTGGAAGTCTCCGCGAGACTCGAAGGCATGACGCCCTGGGACGCGGGCGCGGCCCGGGCCCTGTCAGCGCGAGTCCACGCGGCCTTCACGGACAAGGCCCCCGGAGCCGCGGACTGGAACGAGAACGGCGAAGGCGAGGCGGGCGGCTGTCTCGCGCACGCGCTCCGCTTCGCCGCCCGAGCCCGGGAGCGCGGCGTGAAGGTGGCGCTTGTCCACGGGCTGCTGGTGGTGGACGGAGGCCCCGCGCGGCCACACGCCTGGGTGCGCGTAGCGCTGGCGAAGGGCGGGACGTTGGACCTGGACCCCACGTCGCTCGACGCCGTGAGGCCCGACACGCACCTGCCGCTCGCGCTGGAGGAAGCGCGAGGGCCGGCACTGGAGGCGGGACGCCGCTGGCTCGAGTTGCTGCGCGGGGCGCACCGCGTGGTGCGCCGGCCGTGA